AACACGTCGGGTACTCTAGTATGCGCAACGAAAGGCGTTTCTCCCATGGCTCAAGAGCATCCCTGGTCACGATATGTCGCCCTCGGCGATTCGTTTACCGAAGGAATTGGCGACCCAGAACCCAGCAGTCCAGGGGGCCATCGGGGTTGGGCAGACCGGGTTGCCGAAGTCCTCAATGAGAAGAACGACGACTTCGCCTATGCAAACCTCGCGGTGCGCGGAAAACTCGTCCAGCAGATCATTGACGAGCAGATCGAGCCTGCGCTGGCGCTGCGCCCAGACCTCATCACGATCTCAGCAGGTGGCAACGACGTCATCCGCCCTGGAACCGATCCAGACGTCATCTCGGCCAAAATCGAGTCTGCCGTTGAGCGCCTGAGTGCGAACAACGCCACGATTGTGTTGTTTACCTCTGTTGACACCGGCTTCTCCCCCGTCTTCCGCAGCATCCGCGGCAAAGCCGCCATCTATAACGAAAACGTTCGCGCCATTGCGCACCGATATGACTGCCTGGTTGCCGACCAATGGGCAACCCGTGAACTCGCGGATGTTCGTATGTGGGCGCCAGACCGTCTGCATTTTAACGCCCTCGGACACCACACGGTTGCGCGTGTTGTCCTCGAAGCGCTCAACATCGAAAACGACCTGCAGCCCCTTGAACCAGAGCCACTTCCGCAGCGAAGCTGGCGTGCGGCTCGCGTTGAGGACCTCTCGTGGGCACGCGAATACCTGGTTCCATGGGTGGTTCGTCGCATCCGGCACCAGTCATCCGGAGATTTCATTTCGGCGAAACGGCCAGAAGCAGGCGCGGTTACCCCGCACACCAAGGACTAGCGCTTCCGCAACTCCCAGAGGGCAA
The DNA window shown above is from Lysinibacter cavernae and carries:
- a CDS encoding SGNH/GDSL hydrolase family protein gives rise to the protein MAQEHPWSRYVALGDSFTEGIGDPEPSSPGGHRGWADRVAEVLNEKNDDFAYANLAVRGKLVQQIIDEQIEPALALRPDLITISAGGNDVIRPGTDPDVISAKIESAVERLSANNATIVLFTSVDTGFSPVFRSIRGKAAIYNENVRAIAHRYDCLVADQWATRELADVRMWAPDRLHFNALGHHTVARVVLEALNIENDLQPLEPEPLPQRSWRAARVEDLSWAREYLVPWVVRRIRHQSSGDFISAKRPEAGAVTPHTKD